Below is a window of Brassica napus cultivar Da-Ae chromosome A5, Da-Ae, whole genome shotgun sequence DNA.
aaaaaaaaaaagaataaaactttGTCCCACAAGACATATCTAAATAATTCCACAAGAAGATGAGAATAAACCTCAGTTCGAGCCAACTGAGAGGATCCAATAAACTTCTCAAGCTGAGGAGAAAGCTGACATACTTTGGCAAACCCACCACCTCCTCGTTTCTTTGCCTTTACTGGCCTATTATTAACACAACAAAGTTAATCTCTTTTCCTTAATCCCTTTGAACTCAATTCTATTCGACAAATAGATCATTTAATTAAGAAtctctcagaaaaaaaaaacattttgattCATTCATACAAGAACTCAGAGATTAcctttcttccttctcttcatcGCCGTCGTCTTCTTCCTCGGCATCTTCTTCAGCCTTCGGGCTAACTGGGTTTTCTTCAACTCCGCCATTGCTCTCGAGGAAAGCATCGATTTGATCTCTGATGAACGCCTTCTTCTCCGTCAATTCGACGCCGAAATCCGCCTCCAGTTGACGACGGACGGTCGCCGGAGTCGTGGTCTCGAGGTCGGAGCTACTGAGAATCTCTCGGAGTCGAGTCACGAGGTCCGACTCTGAAACCATTTTTGTTTGCGGTTAACGAGAAAAGTAGAAAGGAAGCGGCTGATGTAAGGGAAAACGATTCTTGAGGTGGAACTGAAAAAACCAATGAGAGGGGTGTTTTGGGGAATTCGCTTCGGTTTCATAACGGCGTCGTTTTTGATCCTTCGCTTTCTCGTAATTAAAGACTAGTCACGATATAATCATGGTTAATGACTATTTGGGGATGGTTTGGATTTTTTTGATCTTCTAGAAGTTTTTCATCACTCATAAAAGATAAGTACCGTACAAGTAAAGAGATttcttttatgaaaaattgttcgTGAATAACTTCTCGTGAAGTCATATCTACCGCAAGAAGAGTGGACCACAGATCTATAATCATGAGATTTGCAATAAGGTTACGATCAATTTTATTATCTTTAGAAAATACAACGTGTGATTCAACTACTCGTAAAGTTAAGTTCAAAGAAAACACTCACGGGAAGCTGTACAGTCAAGACAAGACCCTTATGCAGATAGAGCTCAATACTTCTTTGCCAACACAAAAAATgtgaagaaaaagagagaagggAACTAAAGAATTTTATTTGGACCTAAgttaccaaaaaacaaaaaaacaaaaaaatctatttgGACCTAAgagattttgataaaatcttaaattcgttgagatTCGAAATATTCCACCCAATACTCTTGAACAGGTTTGAACCTTTGGGTACCCGCCAAAGTTAGATTGGATATTTcagatttcaattttattttgtatcacATCTTAAGTCACATTctagtaaaattttataagtatGGATCAGTTTCAATATAAAACATatgttttggttttaatttgTATCACATCTAAAAATCTATAAAGTAACTATAGGTTGTTTCGATTTGGATTATATCGGTTCGATTCAGATATACCCGAAGTAAAATCtagaatttaaaagaaaaacataagtaATAATACttactagatctcgacccgcgcaaccgcacagatttttgtttttatttatttttatataaacattttattttcaattataaattggtatatattataatataaatgtgtctatcaatttttaaaacataataagtttacagtatattttttcattgaatagattgtttcaaatttcacttgtatttgtatcttcttctatatatatatatatatatatatattttgaattattatttcattattaaaatcgtaactatatatatataatgattagtaaaatattgttttattgtcatattcaaagatattgtaacatttcacaaatttagaaagtttttaaaaaattcaatttttcgcttcatagatttatattatcgagtaaataattaaacatttagattttgttaatttttaaaataaactatattatttaaaatgtttttcattggtttaaggtagtaaagattaatcattgttagataatatgatttttgttatttaagaaaaatctttataattttaaaggttaacatcgacaaatatttaaataattaacataaagAGGTATATTATTAcaactttaaattatatatatttaatttatattatctataaattcaATGGATCATCTGTTGTTtcaatccaattattgataacCCAATAAAATTTCTAGTAGactcaaaatttaaatgataagattagagattaagtGTAACATGAATTTTTAGAAATAGGTCTATTAGgtccaattttcaaaaaatcacacatgaatcaaggttgtgacttctgttttaatatataaaattggatatttaatatacttatttaattttcaaataatttttattagatatcatatcaaaataaatatgatactggatatttgaagtatatatttatgttacatATTAATTTGggcattcaaatatttttttagattttttgactTTTTTGAGTTATGTGTCTAGTTCGGCTAAAAACACTTCGAGTTCGGATATGTTTTATAAACCATGtaagattcattttttttttaatatttcagatCGGATATGAATGAAGTTTTTTTATTCCGGTTTGGTTTAGATTCCAGGTTATGGATTTTATGGATACTAGGACTGACCAATTATTGGAAAAAGATTTTGTCTACGAAAATGTAAGTATCactattttcttatattgtagaCATCagaagtaaaaattaaaaaaaattgaataattatGTAGTAGCAACCCCGATTAGTGACTATCAAAATCggcactgtttttttttctgaagaagaTTCTCCTCCATCATCTCTAGGATGTCTCTTCTTCTGGTTTTGAATCATATTTGCTATTTGACTCTCGGTGACATCGACCTCTTCCATCAATTTTTTAACTTCTTTAGCAGTTGCACCTGAGTGTAAGTCATCATAGTACTTTGAATCAACATTACATCCTATAAAACATATGTACtctgtgtaaaaaaaaaaaagcatatgtTCATGTTGAATCtgattttaaagtaataattaattctaaatttaaaatttttctaaGTTTTCCCAAAATTTGTCTATCAAATGAAATATCAGTTTGATATTTAATCTCTTTACCACTGAAACAAtggaaaaatagttaaaaaaaattcaagttttGTTAGAGTAATAAAATTTACACTACtttctttttcccttttttttttattttcatttgttttgtatttcaccatttttcatttgtttcttCTATTCTGAGTTGCCAATCACGCTTGTTTTGTTAACTAGTAATCTATAGTGAGTCTATTGAGTTAACACTAGTCATAACAGTCCCTAGTCACAATCTCAATCaacattgtatttttttcttgaagATGATTCTCCGCCATCATCTCTAGGATGTTTTCTATATAGGTTTTGTATCAATGTTTGATACTTGACTTTAGGTGACATCCTCTTACTCCGTTAGCTTTTCTATTTTATCAGCAGttccatctaaatatattaagAGCTTGGTTATAAAATCATTGGATTTGTGCATTTTAACCAAAATTTGTGCATTTTGACAATACAATATGGTAGAATAATGAAGTATTGTCATCATATAGTGATATAATGTAAATTTGCAGAAATATAGAAATGCTCAGAGAGTTGAtcagttatatatatttcaaatttataccAACTAGGTTTGGTCTACAGTGTATACATGatgattttgaattatttttaagatatctaattctataaaagatatataaatactgTCAAATTTTGATTCATTCAAGTTTCAAACAGAAAGATAAATATGGATTTCTCTTTTGACCATCCTTACAATCGAAGTCTTTCCCTATGTTATTcgtttttaaatattgtattatattatatggTATTTAATTGGTTTTGGGTACACTAATCCATGCATAAATGGTTCACCGTTATCATATCATTAGGAGGTTAATGCATTGTGTTTGGGATGAGAGAAATAATGTCTCAGTATGCTTTACAAATTACATTTTAACATTCATGAATCTTATACAGACTAGTTTTACTCATACAAACATTTCCTCCTATCACCTGTCTAAAGAAGTGAAAAAAGGGACCTGAGACATCTTTCTTGGACTCTGACTCCATGATCTTCTTCTAGGCGAAGGCATTGAAGGCATCGCCCTCTCAGGATTTCTACTTCTTCTGCTCTTTGTTTTTCCCTGCATCAAGATTTTTTAACAAACTTCTCTTATTAGTACATCTGCAAAAGGCTACAGGATTGAAGCTTCAATCGAACTAGATGTTTACCTTTAATCTAAAGTGATCCAATTCACTTTCAAGTAAACCAACTTTCGTCTTGATCTGTTCAAGTGCCTCTTCAGCAACTTCAGGGTTTATGTCTGTGATATCTTCTCCTGTTACACCTGCTGCCTGAGGAAATTTTTAAACCCACACAAAGATGATATTTAGAAGGCATTATAGGTTAACAAGTTTCAGATAACTGGAATTAGAAAACTGATTACACTGAGAAACCATGATGTTCTCTTACCTTTAAGATACTGGTGGAGAGACATAATAGCTGCTTTCCCAGCTGCATTCTTTCCTCTTCGCTTTCCTTCAGTTTGGTACTTAAATGATGCATCTTTTCAATGTTTGAATGTTGGTTCTTTCCTGTAGATGCTCGGTACCAAGCAAGCTCTTCTTTAGCACGAGAAATATTCACATCCGCTCTTCGTAACTTCAGATTGAGCTCATCAAGCTGAAGTTTCAACACATTGTTTTCTTCCTGTTGCATATGATGAGATATATAAAAGGGTAGTGAgtacaagaaaaaagaaaagtgaCTAAAAAATACACAGACAAGTACTGAGGGAGTTAGAGATTTCTTCTTGCCTTGATTCTAGCATGATCACGAGTTCTCCACTCGGGCTTTTGCTGGGATGAAAGCTTCTCCACTTCTCCTTCAAGTTCCATTAGTTTTCTTTTATGACTAACATTCTCCTTCTGTTGAAAAGTCAGAAGAGTTAGATACTTTCTGTGCTACTAAAACGGTATAATAGTGCgccaatgtttttaattttctaaccTTCAGGAATTCGTTTTCTTTCTTGAGCAGTTGCTCATGCTGTCTATGTTCCTCCAGTTCTATCTGTGCCGTAACTAAATCTGTCTGTTTTCCTTCAATCTCCTCTAGCCATCTGCATCAAGCCATTGTAAAGATAAAACATCTGGAAGGAGCCAAAAACCATCTTCCTCTCTTTAAAACTTGACAGAGTAATTCACTTGCTTACCCTTGCTTTTCCTCATTATATTCACTGAGTTGCCGCTTGAGCTGAGAGACTTCAAAATCCTATATACGGAAAGACTCAGACAACAGGTTTTTGATTATAGTATGAACAACTTATTAATCATTCTTCCAAAGAAAATACCGTTTCCCGTGAATCTGAACTATAACGTTGAAGCATCTCTGCTATCTTTGATACTTGCTGACTATCCAATAATGACTGAGaagagaaacagagaagaagatatAGAGATCATTGACTGAATATAGTTCAGGTACAAGACCAGAGAAGAAACAAGTAGAAACGGTTACTTACTGCACAATTCTGTTTGAGTCCGAGCATAACTCGAGTAATATCATGGGTCATGCTATCCACCTTGGCGAGTTTTGAGTTCAATAAAAAAATCTGGTAGCAACAAAGAAGAGGtaaaaatactatatggatGCCAAATGTATCAGTACAACACATTTTCAACTAGTTACCTCTTTCTGCTTGGTTGCAACTACAGTTTCAAGCTCTTCAACTCGTTGCCTTGCAGCAGCAAGCTCCTCATCCTTCTCAGACCTCATTTGTTGGGCAAGTCCCAACCCTATGCACCTAAAAGGAGAGCCAGAACCCCGAGGCTTCCCTGAACCTTTACTCAATGAAGAGTCCACAGCATGAGAAACATGAATTTCTGGTTTTACTTGCTCAGCCATTGCCTCCAGTTCCTTAACCTGTTTTGAATAGAACGGTCTAAGTAACGCCAGTCTTTTGAAAAAAGAGCAATCTATAAGGAACTATCTTTACCTTATGCATGTATTCTCTAGCCTGAGCCTCTGCATGCATATTTAATTCTGAGATATGCGCGCTGAGTTGAGTAATCTGTTGTAGAGTAAACATACACATTATCAACAGTAATTTTGTGACTTGACTTTAAGAATCCACCACTGTTAAAATAGCACAATAATGTTACCTCAGTCATTTGATTAGCCGTCTTTCTCTCAAGCGCTTCTATATGCTTCTGAGCTTCTTGAAGATCCATATGCTTTTCATCTAAAATTCTTTGaccacaaaaaaataaagaaatgagTTGTTTTAAACATATACCAGTTTATGTTGCTTAATGTTTTTCTAACCTCTTCATTTCCTCATCAGCATTTCTAACACTTTCCATCTGCTGGCGTATGGTGTGAAGCTCTGTCTCCAGCTCTTCCCTTTGCAGACGCTGTCTTTCAGCTTCATCTTTGATAACGTTAACCTATTGAAAACACGCCTCCATCAGAAAAGTAAACACAGCGACTAAACTAAGCTGTTCAATAGTAAAAAATGAATAATCCTTACCTTATTTTCAAGTGCATCGATAGTATACTCAAGCTGCTCAACTGATCCCTCTAGTAgcttcacttcttcttctctctgatCGGCATACATCTTTCTTGACTCAGCAATCTGTAAAAAGATGAGAAACAAGTTTTAGTAAGCAATGCAAAAAGGGTTGAGAAATGTACATGTTTTGTTAAGATTACCGCCTACCTCTTGAGCTTCTATGATTCTAACTTCCAATTCTTTAGCCTCAGCTTTCATTTTCCCAAGTTCTTCTGTCACATACAAAACCTCATCTTGTAGATTATCCCTCTCATCGATGGTCTCATCTAATTTGCTCTGGGTAGACTCAACTTTATCATTCAGTTGTCTGAGAGCATTTCTTAGATTAAAGAGCTCCATCTCCATGCTCTCAGATACCTTTTTTGTCTGGATCAGCTCCTCCTCTAGAGAGCTTTTCTCTGCCAAGAGATCTTCAGCTTCTGCtctaatttctttattttctgcTGCCAGCTGCTCTCGGCACTGCATTGCCTTTTCAGTATCCTTTTCAAGGTTGCAGATAATTTCTTTGCTCCCTTGCAGCTGAACTTCAAGCATTTGGGCGAAAGAAACAGCCTCTTCTAGTTCAGAGGTTCTAGAAGCTAGTGTCTTTTCCAAAGCTTCAACATGAACCATGATTTCCTTTGTTTCATCTTCCTTGTCCCTGGAACTGGAAGCAGATTCTTGTAATAGGCTGAGGTCAAAAGACAACCCCTTCAGAACATCATCTTTTCGCAAAAGCTCATCCTGGAGATTCAGATTTTCAGACAGCAAGTCTTCTACATCAGTCTGCAAAGATTGAACAGCATCTGCGAATTCCGAAGCCTTATTGGCGTTTTCACATATCACTTCGAACATCTGATCAGAGATTACCAGACCATCCCTGGTTAGTTTCTCCAGTGTTCTGCTACCTTCAGAACATTTGGCAATGCTTAAGCTGTTGACATTTAATGCTTTAGACTGCTCTTCACCAAAATGTATAAACGTGTGCTTGAGAGAGCTGTTTTCATCCTTCAACGCGCTGACAGCATCAGCATAAACTTGTACATCCCTTTCTTTGATATCCAATTCTCCTGCAGTGATCGACTGGGAACGTTGGAGACTGTAAAGTTCAGAAGCTTTCCTCTCTAAATCTTCCTGTAGGTCAGAAACGCGAGACTCCAAGAAGAAGACCCTTTCTCCAAAACCCTTGTTTACTTCATCCATTTCGACGGTTTTTTGCACACTGTGTTTAAGATCTGACGAGAGAGCCTTGATCTTTCTTTGTGCTTCAGTCAGCTTTTGTTTCACTGAAACTGTCTCCAATTTGTTATCAACCAGACAGAGGTCTTTGAGCTCACTCTCCACCTGAGACACAAACAATTTCTCTTTAAGATCCTCAACGATGGCCTGATGATCAAGAAGCTCTCTATCCAAAACTGTGAGACAAGAAGACCATTCTTTTACTTTTAGCGCCAGAACAAGTGACTCGACATCCTTTGAGCAGAGATCCATCAGATAATGCTGAACTTCAGTGTCAAAGAAATCACTTTGCTGATTCAGATGCAGCTTTTGCTCCAACAGAGTTTCTGCAAGGTTCTCATTGCTCAAATCTATTTCTTTCATCAAAATATCAAGCTGAGACCCCATGTTGTCAGATCTTTGCAACATCAGCTCCTCCTGGTACTGTAAACCTGAAATTTTCTGCTCAAAATTGCTTAATTTTGTAGTGAGTAGATTAGTTGCTTCTTCATTTCTTGAAACTTTCTCAAAACCATTCTTTATATCAGCTAGCAGTTTACCCTTGAGCGTTGTAAACATCTCAAGCTCCCTTCTTAACCTGACATTGTTATCTCTTAATCCGGCTATGGAAGAGTTCGATTCACACAGCCCACGTTGAAGCAGACCATTTTCGGCGTTGACCCCTGTAACTGTTTCTAACAAAACCCCCATATGGCATAGATGTAGAACTGAGAGAGCACAATCCTTCATGATTATTTCTGACCAGATATCCTCGAGGAACAACCTAGCTGACTTTGTTTCTGAAACCGAAGACTTCAAGTCAGATAAATCATTGGCCATGCCAGTCAAGGCCTCAGATGATTCGTCTTGTAGTTTTCTGACAACAGTTTCCAGCTCTTCGACAAGATCTCCTACACCCATCAAACTTGACTCGAATAGCTTCTCAAGGTACTCAACCTTTTCATTTTCTTTGACATTTATGGATTCCAGCTCCTGCAGTTTGTCAACTAAGGCGTTTCTCTCTCCAACCAAGCTTCTTTCCCTTTTCTTCTGTTTCTCCAGGTCAAGTTTCATCGTTTCATTCGCTATTATGAGCTCATTGATCGTGATATCTGCTTCTTTAATAGTCCACTGAGCCTCTTCGAATTTCTGAAGAACACATAAGTTTTCTACATGTCCCTGGCCAGCCTCTAGCTTCATCTTAGCAAATTCATGCTCCAAAGTCTGTAAAATAGCTTGGGAACgttagaaaaaaagaagagaaaaatcaTAGCATCTGAGTGTGTTACTTACCTTTAGTTTATGATCTGTGGCTTCCATTATGTTCTCATATTGTTCTTTCATGCTATTCATCACAGTCTCAAGGTTGGAAAACTGTGCAGCAAGATCGTGTAAGTTGCTTAAGCTTCTTTTCTCAGACGCCTTTAGCTCTTCCTTCTCCTCCTGGAGCCTGGCCATCTCAATTTGAGTCTCTTTCAAGCTTACAAGAGCAGATTCCATTTCTTGCTTTAGCAGTATAATCACTTTACTTCTCTCACTAGACACCTGGCTGCTAACTCTCATGGACTCCACATGATTCTTGTTTGGAGTCTTCTCAATGCAAGACGAGACAACTACATTCGTCCCAACTTCCTGTATGAAAAAGAATTCGAGCAAAGGACTAAGAACAATACAATACATAATAATAAGCCATGTTcgttaaaatatgaaaaattgcaGCTCACCTGTCCTTCACTACAGTGGGCTGGAGACCCGAGTGAATTCTCTGCCTGAGTGTATTTCTCATGTTCTTGACACATGCTTATGCATGATCTTAGCCCAGACACGCCACCCTTGAGCTCAGAAAGCTTCTCTTTCATGGCTGAAATGCTAGTCTCCTCAATTTCCTCAAGCTTTCGTTCCATAACAGAAGCATTCTTTTCTTCGTCCAGAAGCTTTCTTCTGAATTCTTCACAGGTTGCTTCCAAATCTTGTACTTGTTTCTTCAGAGAAATAATGGTTCCAGCAAATTCCTCAAGCTGGACATCCTTTTGCTTCAACTCAAAAGTATGGGACTCGATTACCTCAGAATATCGGTTGACGATTACTAGAGAAGCTGTTGCACAGTGTGATGCTTCATAAATCCAACTTTCAGCCATCTTTATCTTCTCTAGAAGCCTTGATATGGCCTCTGTTTTCTCGCACAACTGCGACTTCAAGAGGAGATTATGTGTCTCCTTTTCCTCGTACTCTCTCTGGTGCGCTTCACTCATCACTAACGCTGCCCCTCTAAGAGACTTCAACATGGACTCTATATCACACTGCTTTTTATTGGCATCCTCTAAACAGCTTTCAAGATCTTCGATCATTGATTCCCTCTCAGAAATTGTTCTTATTAGCTCCCCAACCTGTTCAGATATCCATATCCTTTTATCTGGAAAGGAACCCGAAATTAAATCAGCCTGGTAACATGCATCTGTAAGGCCTTCATTCCCACTCAGCAGAATTTCTTCAAGCTCAGATGTGAGAAGTTCCATCTCGTTTGAAATGATCTGTAGCTCCATTTCTTTGCTTCTGAGATTTTCTTGCAACTGCTCATTATCCATGGTCATATCTCGCAAGTTATCCTGCAGCTCCTCCATCTGAGTTTCCAAAAGCTTTACTTGCTGTTCAGTCACGTTTTCTTTTGATTGGAAATCATCAACCTCCTTCTGAAGAACTTCGAGCTCGTTCTGCAAATAGACAATCACCTCAGCAGTTTCAGCTTCGGCTTGTCTTTGAACTTCGTCCGTTTCTTCATCTCCACATGCCTTAGAAGCTATATCATTCTTGAATAACATGTTCAACCTCTTAGctttttcaagagatgcttGCATTTTCTTGAACTTGGCATTAATTGCATTGTCCTCTGCAGGATTATCTTT
It encodes the following:
- the LOC106451909 gene encoding kinesin-like protein KIN-12D, with amino-acid sequence MLRDAKLSRRDSGKHEEIENVPENLQASFLSQASNDSSFSLPRAPLNTIHDPLKESRSSKMDRTPSKPKPKNPDPALPLRTPDNNKHRFGWGEKRGFMANTTPKTGRVVGRANSESGSAQNTPTKSVSKPPPGSCYRGKLDGAGRAGGYASLYKGLSSSDRQVSGVVNTVEVPHFDLKEDPSFWMDHNVQILIRVRPLNSMEKSINGYNRCLKQESSQCVAWTGQPETRFLFDHVACETIDQENLFRVAGLPMVENCLSGYNSCIFAYGQTGSGKTYTMLGEVGDLEFKPSPNRGMMPRIFEFLFARIQAEEESRRDESLKYNCKCSFLEIYNEQITDLLEPSSTNLQLREDIKSGVYVENLTEFEVESVQDILGLITQGSLNRKVGATNMNRESSRSHSVFTCVIESRWEKDSTTNMRFARLNLVDLAGSERQKTSGAEGDRLKEAANINKSLSTLGHVIMVLVDVANGKPRHIPYRDSRLTFLLQDSLGGNSKTMIIANASPSVSCAAETLNTLKFAQRAKLIQNNAVVNEDFNGDVLELRRQIRLLKEELSLLKRQNISRALSFGTATANITEFQVDSPSNELQKTGHQQASNSLVYETGGCVRMSRKQLKSLEITLAGSLRREHVADASIKNLEAEIEHLNRLVRQREEDTRSTKMMLRFREDKIQRLESLLGNHISADSYLLEEKNVLSEEIQLLQAKIDKNPELTRFALENIRLLDQLRRFQEFYEEGEREILQGEVSNLRNQLVQFLDENADRQKHPVDVTEPQDALRISKENYSLQEELKKTSNELDKCRTNLGSCLEENAKLSREIHDLQAMVSDIRASTPDEHSASKQKALLETQNVDRPETLAGQQVNHVEEIIKLQLDLDVLKIILDEERTLRVDTEAQAVRLKLNMGELKDQLLMISKQQENVNSELRETKSVVEALESQNNTLIQEAVELRRTKEKYTELLQKQELDIPVTKSKQCSEFKDNPAEDNAINAKFKKMQASLEKAKRLNMLFKNDIASKACGDEETDEVQRQAEAETAEVIVYLQNELEVLQKEVDDFQSKENVTEQQVKLLETQMEELQDNLRDMTMDNEQLQENLRSKEMELQIISNEMELLTSELEEILLSGNEGLTDACYQADLISGSFPDKRIWISEQVGELIRTISERESMIEDLESCLEDANKKQCDIESMLKSLRGAALVMSEAHQREYEEKETHNLLLKSQLCEKTEAISRLLEKIKMAESWIYEASHCATASLVIVNRYSEVIESHTFELKQKDVQLEEFAGTIISLKKQVQDLEATCEEFRRKLLDEEKNASVMERKLEEIEETSISAMKEKLSELKGGVSGLRSCISMCQEHEKYTQAENSLGSPAHCSEGQEVGTNVVVSSCIEKTPNKNHVESMRVSSQVSSERSKVIILLKQEMESALVSLKETQIEMARLQEEKEELKASEKRSLSNLHDLAAQFSNLETVMNSMKEQYENIMEATDHKLKTLEHEFAKMKLEAGQGHVENLCVLQKFEEAQWTIKEADITINELIIANETMKLDLEKQKKRERSLVGERNALVDKLQELESINVKENEKVEYLEKLFESSLMGVGDLVEELETVVRKLQDESSEALTGMANDLSDLKSSVSETKSARLFLEDIWSEIIMKDCALSVLHLCHMGVLLETVTGVNAENGLLQRGLCESNSSIAGLRDNNVRLRRELEMFTTLKGKLLADIKNGFEKVSRNEEATNLLTTKLSNFEQKISGLQYQEELMLQRSDNMGSQLDILMKEIDLSNENLAETLLEQKLHLNQQSDFFDTEVQHYLMDLCSKDVESLVLALKVKEWSSCLTVLDRELLDHQAIVEDLKEKLFVSQVESELKDLCLVDNKLETVSVKQKLTEAQRKIKALSSDLKHSVQKTVEMDEVNKGFGERVFFLESRVSDLQEDLERKASELYSLQRSQSITAGELDIKERDVQVYADAVSALKDENSSLKHTFIHFGEEQSKALNVNSLSIAKCSEGSRTLEKLTRDGLVISDQMFEVICENANKASEFADAVQSLQTDVEDLLSENLNLQDELLRKDDVLKGLSFDLSLLQESASSSRDKEDETKEIMVHVEALEKTLASRTSELEEAVSFAQMLEVQLQGSKEIICNLEKDTEKAMQCREQLAAENKEIRAEAEDLLAEKSSLEEELIQTKKVSESMEMELFNLRNALRQLNDKVESTQSKLDETIDERDNLQDEVLYVTEELGKMKAEAKELEVRIIEAQEIAESRKMYADQREEEVKLLEGSVEQLEYTIDALENKVNVIKDEAERQRLQREELETELHTIRQQMESVRNADEEMKRILDEKHMDLQEAQKHIEALERKTANQMTEITQLSAHISELNMHAEAQAREYMHKVKELEAMAEQVKPEIHVSHAVDSSLSKGSGKPRGSGSPFRCIGLGLAQQMRSEKDEELAAARQRVEELETVVATKQKEIFLLNSKLAKVDSMTHDITRVMLGLKQNCASLLDSQQVSKIAEMLQRYSSDSRETDFEVSQLKRQLSEYNEEKQGWLEEIEGKQTDLVTAQIELEEHRQHEQLLKKENEFLKKENVSHKRKLMELEGEVEKLSSQQKPEWRTRDHARIKEENNVLKLQLDELNLKLRRADVNISRAKEELAWYRASTGKNQHSNIEKMHHLSTKLKESEEERMQLGKQLLCLSTSILKAAGVTGEDITDINPEVAEEALEQIKTKVGLLESELDHFRLKGKTKSRRSRNPERAMPSMPSPRRRSWSQSPRKMSQVPFFTSLDR